The genomic segment GCAAAAACTTCTATCACCTAGAAGAAAAGATTCAGCAATATTACGGCTACAAATATCTTGTCCCCACACACCAGGGACGAGGCGCGGAACACATCCTTTCTCAAATCTTAATCAAGAAGGGTGATTACATTCCGGGCAATATGTACTTCACCACAACACGCTTGCATCAGGAACTTGCAGGCGGAACATTTGTGGATGTGATTATTGATGAAGCACATGACCCGGACAATCTCTTTCCCTTCAAAGGAAATATAGATTTACAAAAATTAGAATCGCTTATCACGAAAGTAGGAGCAAACAAGATTCCATACGTTTGTGTTGCCGCAACGGTAAACATGGCTGGCGGTCAACCGATTTCGATGGAGAACCTGCGACAGGTTCATGCCCTCTGCTCGAAGCACGGAATAAAAATCTTCTTCGATGCTACGCGCGCGATGGAGAATGCATATTTTATTCAGGTTCGTGAGCCGGGCTATCAAAACAAATCAATGGCGGAGATACTCAAAGAGATGTGCAGTTACACCAACGGATGCACAATGAGCGCGAAAAAAGATTTGCTTGTCAACATCGGCGGATTTCTTGCACTGAATGATTTTGAAATCTTCGAGGAAGCGCGCAACATGGTGGTCGTGTATGAAGGTCTGCACACCTACGGCGGACTTGCTGGGCGAGACATGGAAGCAATGGCTCTCGGCATCGAAGAAGCAATCAAAGAAGACCACATGA from the Ignavibacteriota bacterium genome contains:
- a CDS encoding tyrosine phenol-lyase, with the translated sequence MEKLKKRSWAEPFKIKAVELLKMTSREDRQRALEEAGYNTFLLKSEDVYIDLLTDSGTNAMSDVQWAGLMVGDEAYAGSKNFYHLEEKIQQYYGYKYLVPTHQGRGAEHILSQILIKKGDYIPGNMYFTTTRLHQELAGGTFVDVIIDEAHDPDNLFPFKGNIDLQKLESLITKVGANKIPYVCVAATVNMAGGQPISMENLRQVHALCSKHGIKIFFDATRAMENAYFIQVREPGYQNKSMAEILKEMCSYTNGCTMSAKKDLLVNIGGFLALNDFEIFEEARNMVVVYEGLHTYGGLAGRDMEAMALGIEEAIKEDHMRARIGQVEYVGEKLKSIGIPFVQPVGGHAIFLDAKKFLPHLKQTEFPAQTLAAELYIESGIRAMERGIVSAGRNKETGDHYYPKLELVRLTFPRRVYTQAHCDVTAEAVEAVFENRSSIKGLEMVYEPKYLRFFQARFKRK